The Neisseria macacae ATCC 33926 genome contains the following window.
TATGTGTTGTCGCACGGCTACTACGATGCCTATTACTTGAAAGCCCAAAAACTGCGCCGCCTCGTTGCCAACGATTTTCAGACGGCCTTCGCGCAATGCAACTTCATCCTCGCTCCGACTGCGCCCACCGCCGCCCCGAAACTCGGCAGCGACATCCACGATCCCGTGCAGATGTACCTTTCCGACATCTACACCATCGCCGTGAATCTGGCAGGATTGCCCGCCCTGACCCTACCCGCAGGTTTCAGCAGCAGCGGACTGCCCATCGGCGTGCAATTTATCGGCAATCACTTCTCCGAAGCCAAAATCCTTGGCGCAGCGCATCAAGTACAGTTGGCAAGTGATTGGCATACGAAAGCACCGGAGTAGAATTTATTAGTAGAAATTATCCAAAAATAAAATCCAGATTTCAGGCTGTTGTTTTCAGATGATCTAAAAAAAGAAAACCGTCTAATTTCCAGCAGTCTGAAACTAACAAAATTACTAAAATAATGGAATATTACGATTACTTTTCCCCAAAATTTTGGCAATTATTATGGGGTTTATGGCAGACAGCGGGGCTGGAAATATCTACAAGCATTATGTTATTTCTGCTGTACTGGCTCATCCTTTCTGTGCTTGTTACGTACATTTTGTGGCGTAAACGTCCAAAAACGCCGCATTTTTGGCGAAAACATTTATTACTCAATAGCATTATCTGCCTACTTTTGAGTTTGTTTATCAACCTTGGTTACATAGTCATACGTTTTATTATGCCGGCTCGCAATCAAGCGGCATATTATGGACAGTTGACGTTGCATCCTCTGGAACAAACATTTGTTACATTATTTAATGTTATTTATTCTTACGAATGGCTGTTCCTCGTATCTGTTGTGGCTGCTGTGAATGTATTGCTACTGGCTATTTGGCGTAAAAAGCTTTTTAAACAATCATCGCCATCCTGAATGCAAGCAGGTTTCTATGTATTAAGGAAACTTAAACTATGACTTGGGAAACAGTAATCGGCTTAAGAATTTACGTCCATTTCAACACACAATCCAAAATTGCCAGCGGCACACCGACCGAATTTGGTACGGAATCTGATGTGTATACCTGCGTAGAGGGAAAGGTATAATGCCGGAGCAGTTTGTTTTTCCAGATTTCAAAACCGTATATAAGGATGCGCCGAAATTTCAAATCCAGCATTTGAAATTCTCCTTACGCAGATTGTTTACACGGCGACAAGTCAAAGATTTTGAAAACTTTGTCAACACCTCCGCGCCGCGCCGTACCTTTTTCCAAAGGCGGCCGCAAGATGCCTATCCGTTGATACACGCCTTTGTCGACCAACGCTTCAACAGACGGCGCAGGCTGCAAGTTATGAAAGAAGACCTGCTGGCAGCCGAAAAACTGTTCGGACAGGAAACGCTCGCCAATATGACGACACGCAAATTCCATGTCGTTCTGGCGCATCTTTCAGACGACCTGACTTTATGGCTGAACCGAAACGATAATTGCGTGGATGAAGGAATGTGGTCGCTATCCTTGCGCGACAACGAAGGAAAGCGTCTCTACATGGCAACCTTCGCCCTAGTTGACGGCAAACTGCTGGCCGCCTCTATCCAAGGCCCCGCAGGGGGAGAAGCTAAAGACCTTGTACGCAGCCTGACCAAACAACTCCACGGCCTACGTCCGCAGCAGCTGATGGTAACTGCCCTGCAATATTTTTCGACATCACTCAATTTGGGCGGTGTTATCGGCATTGCCCAAGAGCATCAGGTCAAACTGCGCTGGCGGCTGAAAAAACGGGTCAAAATGAATTACGACCTGTTTTGGCAGGAGAACGGCGCAACGCTCGAAAGCGACGGCTACTGGCACCTGCCGCAAATCCCGCCGCGAAAAGACTTGGCGGAAATCGAAAGTAAAAAGCGTTCGATGTACCGCAAACGTTACCAAATGCTGGATAACATGGCGGCCGAGATGCAGGCTTGCTTTCAGAAGACTTGACTCTACGTTTTCAGACGACTTTTGCCATTTGAAAAACAAACAGGTCGTCTGAAAACGGCTGACCACTTTATATTATTGACATCAAAAGAAAGAACCTCTTATGACTTGGGAAACAGTAATCGGCTTGGAAATCCACGTCCAATTAAACACCCAATCCAAAATCTTCAGTGGCGCATCAACCGCATTCGGTGCGGAACCCAATGCGCACGCCAGCGTGGTGGAATGCGCGCTGCCGGGCGTGCTGCCGGTAATGAACCGAGAAGTCGTTGAAAAAGCTATCAAATTGGGCTTGGCGTTGGATGCGAAAATCAACCAGAAAAACGTGTTCGACCGCAAAAACTACTTTTACCCCGACTTGCCCAAAGGCTATCAAATCAGCCAGTTGGATTTACCGATTGTCGAACACGGCAAGCTGGAAATCGTAGTCGGCGACGCGGTAAAAACCATCAACGTAACCCGCGCGCACATGGAAGAAGACGCGGGCAAATCCGTGCATGAGGGCTTGAACGGTGCAACCGGTATCGACCTGAACCGTGCCGGCACGCCGCTGTTGGAAGTCGTATCGGAACCCGAAATGCGCTCCGCCGCCGAAGCCGTTGCCTATGCCAAAGCCTTACATAGCTTGGTAACCTGGCTGGACATCTGCGACGGCAATATGGCGGAAGGCTCGTTCCGCGTTGATGCCAACGTATCCGTGCGTCCGAAAGGTCAAGCGGAATTCGGCACGCGCCGCGAGATTAAAAACCTCAATTCCTTCCGTTTCTTAGAGCAGGCAATTAATTACGAAGTGGAAGCGCAAATCGAGATTTTGGAAGACGGCGGCAAAGTACAGCAGGCAACCATGTTGTTTGACCCGGAAAAAGGCGAAACCCGCGTGATGCGTTTGAAAGAAGACGCGCATGACTACCGTTACTTCCCCGACCCTGATTTGCTGCCCGTCATCATTTCAGACGACCAGTTGCAAAAAGCCAAAGCAGAAATGCCCGAGCTGCCGAAAGAAATGGCGGCGCGTTTCGTGGCGGATTACGGCGTATCCGACTACGACGCGCGCCTGCTCACCGCCAGCCGCGTGCAGGCTGCCTATTTTGAAGAAGCCGCCAAAGCCAGCGGACAAGGCAAGCTGACTGCCAACTGGATGAACGGCGAACTCGCCGCCACGCTGAACAAAGCAGGCATGGAACTTGCCGACAACCCGATTACCGCCCCGCGCCTCGCCGCGCTGGTGGGCAAAATCGCCGACGGCACTTTAAGCAGCAAATTGGCAAAAAAAGCCTTTGAAGCCATGTGGGCTGAACCCGAAGCCTCCATTGCCGAAATCATTGAAAAACACGGTTTGCAACAAATGACCGATACCGGCGCGATTGAAGCCATGGTGGACGAAGTGCTGGCCAACAACGCCAAAGCCGTGGAACAATTTAAATCCGGCAACGAAAAAGCCCTGAATGCGATTGTGGGACAAGTGATGAAAGCCAGCAAAGGTAAAGCCAATCCCGCACAGGTGCAGGAACTGATTAAAGCGAAGTTGGCTTAAGTAGTGTGCCGCCTGAAAACGGCAATAAAGCTGGTTCAGGCGGCTTGATAGCCGTGACGAGGAATCCCTATGACTATTCCGAAAAGCCTCAAACATCCCCGGTTTGGTATATTTAAATGGGAATCAGATTGGGAAGCCTATACGGGAAACATACCATGGGGCAGACGCAAAATCACAGCAATAATTTATCGTGATGCCTTTGACCATTCAGATGTAGAACATATATGGCAAATACTGGAAGATATTGTGTCCCATGTTGAAAGCTGGGATATTGCAATTCATAAAGCATTGAAAGAGCATTTTTATACGAAGGCACAAAACTGGTTTGCACCACACGATGATTACGATGAAACTGATTTTGGCAGTCTGATTACTGACATGGCGGAGTACGTTGGCAAAGAAACTGCCGAGCGACTGGTTTTATCAGGAAAAATAGACGAAGACGGCTTTTACCGTCTGATGAAATTGGACAGTATTTCCTTGTCGGAGCAGGGTCTTTTAGATTTTCACTTTGATGATAATGGTTGGATTTTTGACGGGCACAGCATCACACTGACCGCTTCAATCGAACAGGATATTTTGGACGGCAGCCTTGCGGGATAGCCTTGTCCATCCTGAAAGCACAGCAATCTCCACCACGTTTCCCTTCAAACAAAAAGCCCATGTTTATTCTCCAAACCGTCTCTGTACAATGGACAAAACGCAGCCGCTCTGCGCCATTTGCCACCATACGCAACCGCCTGCCTCGTTTACTGCCCTTGCCTGATACTGTTTTAGAGTGTGAATATGGTTGCCACAGTCAACATTATCAGGAATCTCATTCCGACAATGGTTCGGTCACTTTTTTAGTCTATGAACCCAAGTTCAGCATAATGCAAACCCTACCCGCAGAGTTGGATAACGGTTTCGGATTGATTCAGCAGGACAACCGCCTTACTGTTTACTTCACCGATCAACGCGGTGAAAGAAAACCTCGCAGACGCCTTTTTGTTTTAGCCGACGGGCAAACCGCGCAGCTTCGCACCAATGGGCGCGGCTGTGGATTTGATGATACCTATTACACTCAGCATACCTACAATCTTGCCTATGCCAAGCATATTCCACGCGAAATTTTTACCCAGCATCGATTCGATTACTCCATATCTCTGGAAAATCGACTATTCTAGTGCTTGCAACATCCTGTAATCACGTTGAATCTGCTTTCTAAGCTCCATTTTAATCTGAGTTACACAAGGATAAAACATGACAGAACAAGAATACCGCGAGACCTTCTCCGAAGACGAATCCGTCGGCTGGGACGCCATCGATGCCGAACTTGAAAAACTCTACGGCGACACCGAACCTCGTCACTACGGCAGCATCATCAAATACTGGATGGGCGGGGAAGATCCGCTGGACGGCACGAGCATCTACGATTGCGAAGAACAAACACCACACCGCCACATCATCTCCTACGGCATGAGCGAGCTTTACTTTTCTCCGGA
Protein-coding sequences here:
- a CDS encoding VirK/YbjX family protein is translated as MPEQFVFPDFKTVYKDAPKFQIQHLKFSLRRLFTRRQVKDFENFVNTSAPRRTFFQRRPQDAYPLIHAFVDQRFNRRRRLQVMKEDLLAAEKLFGQETLANMTTRKFHVVLAHLSDDLTLWLNRNDNCVDEGMWSLSLRDNEGKRLYMATFALVDGKLLAASIQGPAGGEAKDLVRSLTKQLHGLRPQQLMVTALQYFSTSLNLGGVIGIAQEHQVKLRWRLKKRVKMNYDLFWQENGATLESDGYWHLPQIPPRKDLAEIESKKRSMYRKRYQMLDNMAAEMQACFQKT
- the gatB gene encoding Asp-tRNA(Asn)/Glu-tRNA(Gln) amidotransferase subunit GatB, which gives rise to MTWETVIGLEIHVQLNTQSKIFSGASTAFGAEPNAHASVVECALPGVLPVMNREVVEKAIKLGLALDAKINQKNVFDRKNYFYPDLPKGYQISQLDLPIVEHGKLEIVVGDAVKTINVTRAHMEEDAGKSVHEGLNGATGIDLNRAGTPLLEVVSEPEMRSAAEAVAYAKALHSLVTWLDICDGNMAEGSFRVDANVSVRPKGQAEFGTRREIKNLNSFRFLEQAINYEVEAQIEILEDGGKVQQATMLFDPEKGETRVMRLKEDAHDYRYFPDPDLLPVIISDDQLQKAKAEMPELPKEMAARFVADYGVSDYDARLLTASRVQAAYFEEAAKASGQGKLTANWMNGELAATLNKAGMELADNPITAPRLAALVGKIADGTLSSKLAKKAFEAMWAEPEASIAEIIEKHGLQQMTDTGAIEAMVDEVLANNAKAVEQFKSGNEKALNAIVGQVMKASKGKANPAQVQELIKAKLA
- a CDS encoding DUF2262 domain-containing protein, producing MTIPKSLKHPRFGIFKWESDWEAYTGNIPWGRRKITAIIYRDAFDHSDVEHIWQILEDIVSHVESWDIAIHKALKEHFYTKAQNWFAPHDDYDETDFGSLITDMAEYVGKETAERLVLSGKIDEDGFYRLMKLDSISLSEQGLLDFHFDDNGWIFDGHSITLTASIEQDILDGSLAG